The window CGAGCGGGTCGGTTCCGGACTCCTCCTCGCCCTCCGCGGACGCGAGGCGCTCCTCGACGTCCGAACGGAGTCGTCGCGCCTCCTCGAGCAGTTCCCGGGCGTCCTCGTCCTCGGGACGGCCCTCGACGGCGTCCTGGAGGTCGGCCAGCGCCCCGTCGAGCCGCGAGAGGCTCGCGCGGCTGAGCCGCTCGGCCCGCTCGCGCACCTCGCCGCCGGCGTCGGTCGTCGGCGAGCGGCCGTCGGCCATCCGCAGCGCCCGCTGGAGGAGCTTCAGGGCCTCCACGTTAGTCCGGAGGACGAGGATGGCCGCGGGGATGGCCACGTCGCTGGTGAACCGCATCAGTTCGCGGGGGCTGGGCGGGCGCGGCCGTCCGCCCTCGGTGCGGGGCTCGAACTCCCGCTCGATCTCCCGGAGCGCCCGCACCAGCTCCCCCACCTGTCGCCCGAGGTCGTCGTCGCCGGTGCTCATGTCGCCGACTTGGCGAGTCAGGTACAAAAAGGACCCGTCGCCCTCGGCCGTCGTGGAATTAGGCCGACCAAAATCCTTATGTCTTTAGGTGCGCCTAACCCCTCGTAATGAGCGAGGCCTCGGACGCACGAGTCGAAGCGGAACTGGACGACGAGGAAGAAGCGGCGGCCGTCACCGCACACAGGAGTTCGCCCGATCGGGTCGTCTTCACCGAGGAAGACAACTCCGACGGGTGGATCGCCACTGATCTGACCGTGGAACTCCGGCGATAGACTCCGGTCGTCTCAGTTTCTCTCCTTACTCCATCGCGCCCTCGAAGACGAGGGTGTCGTCCTCGAGGTAGTGCTCGATGTGGTGGGCGTCCTCCTCGACCTGGACGAGGATCTCACGGAGGATCTCCGCCGTCGCGTGGTCGCCGAGGTTCTGCGCGAGGTCGATGTGGTCCCGCAGCGACTCGATGATGTCGCCGTACACGTCGAGGTTGTTCTCCAGCGAGGTGCGGATGTCGTAGACGTCCTCGCCCTCCATCGAGACGGGCGAGGTCTCGGCGATCTGTTCGGGGCCGGCGACGGGCGTACCGCCGAGTGCCTGGAGGCGCTCGGCGA of the Halomicrobium salinisoli genome contains:
- a CDS encoding DUF7547 family protein; its protein translation is MSTGDDDLGRQVGELVRALREIEREFEPRTEGGRPRPPSPRELMRFTSDVAIPAAILVLRTNVEALKLLQRALRMADGRSPTTDAGGEVRERAERLSRASLSRLDGALADLQDAVEGRPEDEDARELLEEARRLRSDVEERLASAEGEEESGTDPLADGVDDAADEPRDVPVDVDAELRSIKDEFDEDGENGENGNGESDA
- the dpsA gene encoding DNA starvation/stationary phase protection protein DpsA, translating into MSKQESIQQEFGTVEDSALRLDREKAEQIVDALNTDLAASYVLYHQVKKHHWNVEGAEFLDLHEFLGDAAGNLEEGADEIAERLQALGGTPVAGPEQIAETSPVSMEGEDVYDIRTSLENNLDVYGDIIESLRDHIDLAQNLGDHATAEILREILVQVEEDAHHIEHYLEDDTLVFEGAME